TTTGAAGATCAAGAGCCAGGCGGTTATGGCAGCTGCAAAAGACAATATCTCGGATGCCTGGGTTAGTATAGGGATAGTTGTAGGGATTATTGGTTCCCAATTCGGCCTGCCATGGCTCGACCCATTAACAGCAGTAGCGGTGGGCATCCTAATATGTAAAACCGCCTGGGACATTTTTCGGGAAGCTACACACCATCTTACAGATGGATTTGACGAAGAGCTAATCAAGGAATACAGGAGTACAATTGCCAATGTGGACGGGGTAGAGGCAGTTAAGGATTTAAGAGCACGGAATTATGGTAATAATGCCGTTGTCGATGTGGTCATTCTGGTACGATCGGATTTGGATCTGCAGAAAGCTCATGATATTTCAACAAATGTAGAAGACGAGCTGTTAAAAGAGCATGAGGTGTACACTGTTCATGTTCACGTTGAACCAGACTCTGACGAAGCCTCTAACGAAGTACTTATATTATAAAATAGGAGCGGCACATATGAGAACGTTCCAGTAAATATGAATGTAGTCTCTTCTTGACGTAAGACAGAACAGGTAGCCCTTCGGCTACCTGTTTTTTAGTTGGAAGGGTCACCAAACATGTCCTTTTGATTTCTTTTGCGGAAACTTCTCGGAGATTCACCGACCGTTTTGGTAAATAGAATCGTAAAGTAGTTTGGGTTCTCGTAACCCACCAACTTGGAGATTTCCCATACTTTTTTCTTGGTCGAAACCAACAATCGGGTCGCTTCTCCCATTCTTCGCTGAATGAGGTAATGATAGGGGGAGATGCCGTAGCAATTTTTATACATATGAATCAAGTAGTAGAAATCGATATGGAATTGGTCAGCCAAGTCCTTGAGCTTAATATGTTGACGGTAGTTTGTATCCAAATAATCTTTGATGCTTTCAGCGAGGGTGTTGCTGCGAACGATCTCATTGGCTGCGCGCTGGTGCTGAGACATGCGATCGATAATCAGCAGAACGGCATTCAGCAGATGATGAGAGATAGAGTTGTATCCTTCTTCCCGGATTGAAAATTCATTGAACATGGTCTGCATTAACGACCGAATCTCTTCCGAATAACGATTGGCACGAACAACAGGATCACTACCAGGAGGAACAACCCAATCGTTGTTGGCACGGGCACCCTCTTTGAAACGAAAGCCGCAATAAAAGGTGGATAAAGGGAATTCCGGGTCCGATCGTTCCTCGTGAAGCGTTCCTTTGTTATATACAAGAACATCTCCCTTTTGAGCGGAGTGCTTTGTACCATCAATCGTGAACGAGCCCTGACCCTCATTCACATAAATAATCTCATGCAAATCGTCATGCTTATGGGTCGGAAAACTCCAATGGGGATTGTCTGCCAACTTCCCTACATAAATAATAAGGCAATCTTGATCTTCATGCAGTCGATCGGACTCATGGTGTGTATTCATTAATGTCTTCCCTTCAGGATTCTGTGGTGAAATGACAACATACATAATGTTTTGGATGAAGATCACAACAACCTTGATTGTCGCGTAGCATGTCTGACAGTACAATTTCACTATTCAATAATATGTACTATATATCGGATGGAAGGGATGTGAAAGCAAAATTTGTTAAGAATGGAATCCGTTTAAGAAAATGAAACGCTTGCAACATTAGAGAGAATTGTGAGGGCTTATTCTTGACTAGAAAAAGAGAAAATTTACTTATTTTAACACTTACACTGGTTAGCTTTGTATTGGGAACAACCGAATACGTAATTGTAGGCGTATTAAAGGAAATCGAAACCTATCTGAAAGTATCGCTGGCTGCCGCAGGCGCGCTCGTATCCGGCTTTGCGATTGCCTATGCGATCGGGACACCGTTTGCCGTTGCGTTCTTGGCCAAAATCCCCCGAAGAAACTCCATTTTAATCGGGTTTGCAGTCGTGCTGGTCTTGAACGTACTTACCATTTTCTCAACGACATTCTATTCCTTGATGGTTATTCGGATCATTTCAGCCGTAGCATGTGGACTTACGATATCCCTTTCGATCTCAATTGCAAGCGATGCAGTCAACCGGGAACGAAGAGGGGAAGCGATCGCCTGGATACTGGGCGGCTTTTCCATTGCCAATGTGCTTGGCGTTCCGCTTGGCACCTTCATCGGACAGCATCTGAACTGGTCCATGACGTTTGTTGTTACGGCATGCATCGGGGCCGTGCCATTCCTATTCATGTTTCGGATACTTCCAAGGCAAACAACGACCATTGCCGGTTCATTCAGTGATCAGATGGCGCTATTTATGAAGCCGCGCATATTGCTGGCCTGCTTGATTCCGGTTCTTGGAAACAGTTGTATTTTTGTAATCTTTACGTATATTACTCCGCTGCTGGGGCAGTCCATGGGTATACCTGCACGCTGGATTAGCGCTGTACTCCTCATTTACGGTGCCTGCAGCATACTAAGCAATTGGATCGGTGCCAAAATAGCCAAAGGCGATTTCTTGCCCAAGCTCAAGTGGCTTTTCGTCATTCAGGCAGTCATCTTTCTTGGACTCAGCTTCACCGTGTCTCACCAGTGGCTGGGCTTGGCGTTCCTGTTCCTGATCGGTTGCCTGTCATCATCCATGAGCGCGGCGTCCCAGCTCTATCTGTTCGACGTCTCTGGAGCAATCGCGCCGAATTCCAGACCGTTCGCATCCACGCTGCTGCCCGTGGCGGCAAACGTGGGGATAGCCCTCGGCTCCGGAGTTGGCGGGCTTGCTGTCAATTTAGGTGGTGTGAAGTGGGTGCCACCAGTAGCTGTGATACTAGCTCTGATGGCTTTTGTGATCACAGCGATCTGCCAGCGATCCATTCAATTGAAGCCAGAGGGAGCCACCGCTCCTAAAGTAGACTACTCGATTCCAAGTACCAATTAGTAACCCCTGAAGTCTGCTTCTTTGGTCAAGAAGTGTGACTTTTCATTTAGTAACCTAATTGTAACGACATAATCATACATGTTCGAGCACGGAAAGCCGCTAATGTAGCGGCTTTTTTTGTTTTTCAGATACATTTCTTTAACAAAAATTACAGTGTAAATAAGCTAAACAGCGTCTTTCTTCCATGGATCACTTTTTTGTTCAAAAACAGAAGTGAAAAGGAAGCATTCGAAAAAAACGGTTGACGAAGGAAGATATCCTGTATAGAATGAAGCCGTGATTTAGTAAATTAGTAATTTAGTAAATTACTAAATAAAAAGTTGGAGAATAGGAGGAATAAAAATGAAAGAAGCAGTTGCTTTATGATGAAATGAATAGTGAACGGATGCGTACGTTAGCAAAAATCTTAAAGGATATGGGGTATTAACATGTTTGCCAATCCATATGTTCGAACAATTATCCTTTCCCGGGTACTCTTGCAGCTCGGAATTTGGATCCGGAATTATGCCGTTCTTCTTTATGTTTCCGAATTGACGCATAATAACCCGGTTGATATATCACTGATTTCGGTAGCGGAATTTTCACCGATCTTTATATTTGGGTTGATTGGTGGTACTTTTGCCGATCGATGGCGACCGAAAAAAACAATGGTATGGAGCGATTTATTATCAGGTTTGTCCGTTGGTATTGTACTGCTAGCGGTCATGAATGGTGGATGGATTGCACTTCTAATTGGATCTTTCGTTTCTGCCAGCTTGTCACAGTTTTCTCAGCCTTCGGCGATGAAACTGTACAAACGCCATGTACCAGCCGAACAATTACAGGGCGTCATGGCCATGTCCCAAACGCTTGTTGCTGTCTTTATGGTTTTGGGGCCAGTCATCGGCACGTTTATTTTCATTAAGTTTGGCATTAGCGTATCCCTCATCCTGACAGCGGTCATGTTTCTGGGCTCTTCGCTTGTATTATTATCGCTTCCCCGAGATGTAGAGGAGGAGAAATCAGGGAATAGTGGCGGCTTCGTTAAAGAGCTCACGGATGGCCTGCGTTATATCGGGGCGAATAAATCCTTGAGAACACTTGGATTAACTTTCTCGGCAGTTGGTTTGGCATCAGGACTGACTCAGCCGCTTCAGCTCTTTCTTGTCATTGAAAATTTGGGCCAGGATAAAGAGTTCTTGCAATGGCTGGTGATGGCGAATGGGGCAGCCATGTTGGTCGGAGGTGCTGTGATCATGGCGATCGCTAAAAAAGTCAAGCCACAGGTATTGCTTTTAGTCGGCTTACTTGTTAATGCAATCTGTACGGTTGGAATGGGTGCATCAACACAAATTTGGTTAACCATTATTCTGCTCGTAATCAGCGGTTTGTTCTTCCCGTGTATCCAAGGTGGAATTCAGACGCTTCTTGTGCGGAATACGGAAGGGGCATTTATTGGCCGGGTATCCGGAGCGATCATGCCGATTTTTATGGGAATGATGGTAATTGGCATGCTTACCTCCGGATATCTCAAGGATATGTTTTCCTTGCTTAGTGTATTTATAGCGAGTGGTTTTTTTGTGATAATCGGTGCGTTATTATTGCTACCTATTGTCATTGAAAGAAGAAATAAAGCCGAGGAAACTCCATCATCATGACGGAAAGGGAAATGAAACGATAAGGAGAGAGACACATGGATATGAATAAGCGCAGGGAGCTGCTGGAGGAGTACAAACAGATCAAGACATATATGGGCGTAGCCCAAATTAAAAACAAAATTAACGGTAAGATCTATATCGACAGCTATCCCAACTTGAAAAACAAATGGTTTACTCTGCAGATGCAGCTGGATCAAGGACGATTTGCGAATGCCGAGTTACAAAAAGAATGGAGAGAATTTGGAGAAGAGGCATTCACTTATGAGGTTCTGGAACAGAAGGACATCGATAAGGTGATGGATATGCGTTGGGAACAAAAACAAATCCTGAAGCCGTGGCTTCAGAAGTTACAGCCTTACGGAGACAAGGGCTATAATAGACCTCCAAAGAATTAAATCATCTAAGAGGAAACTGATTTGACTAACGCTTAAAATCAAGATAAGATGAAACCGTGGTTTAGTAAATTAGTAAAAAGGTAAACGGAATGAGGGAATGAAATTGAAAATACCTACAACGTTAAAACATAAACCTGTTGTCGTATCGGATAATTATGAAAAGGTTGACGGCCGGATGGCCGGGAACACCGACGCCAAAGGTCTTTCCCTGGGATTGGCCCAGTGGAACGATAGAGGAAAGGTTGATATTTCAGCCAAGGTATGGAGATACACCGGAGAAAAGTGGTCCAGACAATCCGAGGAACTACCTCTCCATCGCGTGCTGGATTTGTCCATTCTGATCTGTCGGTCTTTGGAACATTTTCGCGAGGCTTATAGATATGAAAATTTATATGACCCAGAGCAGCCTGTCATCGATCGTGTTGGACTGCAAGGGGACGCAATGTCCGTGGAAATCTGTACGGACAATGAGAGAATAAATGAAGATATTAAGCTGTTCAGCCAAGCTCTGAGTGATGACGATGAAATGATCGGCGAGCGTTTGCGTACATTATCCAAGATATTAAAGGATATGGGTTATTAAAAAGGAAACGTCATCCTCAAGTGGATGGAGTAAAAAGAGCCTAGACGTCTACAGATGTCTAGGCTTTTTGTTATGAGTCGAATACAACGCGTAATTAGTTAGCAATGAAATTACCCATTCGATTGCTTTTATGAATCTCTTCCGTTCCAGCATCGAGAGCAGTCCTGTAATAAGCACGTTTATGTTCAATGACTTCCATAGTTTTTCTAAGTTCTTCCATCTGCGCTTCTACACTCGCCTTGCGTTCTGTAAACATGTCATATCGCTCCTGCAAAGTAGAATCCCCCTCGGAACACCATGCAATAAAATCTTTGATATCCTTAATCGGCATCCCGGTAGATTTCAGACATTGAATGATCTTTAAAAAATCGATGTCCGATTCTTTGAAGTTTCGAGCTCCGCCAGGGGTACGTTCTACAAAAGGCATGAGTCCTTCCTTGTCGTAGTAACGCAAGGTATATACGGTTAGATTCAATTCTTTAGCAACTTCGCTAATTGAATATGTCATTTATTTTCCCCTTTTCTTACTAGTATAGACTTCGAGCTAACTCTAGGATTATCTTTTGGGATTTTACCACGCAGTTTGCAGGATGTCAAAGTTTCTAAAAAGGGTTGACTTAGAGTTAACTAGAGGGATTAAGATCGTTTTGCAAGAGAAAAGGAAGAATGACAATCTTAGGAGGTTTTATGATGATAACTGCTAAAGCACGAGCTGTTGATGGTCCGGACCAATCGTTCCGGGCAGCTGAGATTAAACGACGCGATCTTGATTTGCACGATGTCCTGATCGAGATTAAATATGCCGGCATCTGCCACTCTGACATCCATACTGCTCACGGCGAATGGGGTCCCGTAAACTATCCGCTCGTACCTGGCCATGAAATCGCAGGAATTGTTACCGATGTAGGAGCCGAGGTTTCAAAGTATAAAGTTGGTGACCGAGTAGGGGTTGGATGCATGGTTGACTCCTGTGGCGAATGTGAGAACTGCCGCCAAGGAGAAGAGCAGTACTGTCTCAAAGGAAATGTTCCCACCTACGCGGGTGTTGATAAATACGGCGAACCTACTCAAGGTGGGTACTCCACTCACATCGTCGTAACCGAGGAGTTCATCGTTCGTATTCCGGACAACATTGAGCTGGATGTCGCTGCACCACTCCTATGTGCAGGTATTACAACATACTCGCCGTTAAATCATTGGGGAGCTGGACCAGGTAAAAAAATAGCGATTGTAGGTATGGGTGGTCTAGGTCACATGGCTGTTAAAATTGCACATGCCATGGGCGCAGAAGTAACTGTCCTGTCACAATCATTGAAGAAAAAAGAGGATGGTTTGCAATTCGGTGCAGATCATTATTATGCCACAAGCGAACCAGAAACGTTTGCCAAACTCGCCGGGTCGTTTGATCTGATTATTAACACGGTCAGTGCAAATATCGACATCAATGCTTACTTCTCACTGCTCACTCTGGATGGCACACTGGTTAATGTAGGTGCTCCTGGGGAGCCGTTGGCAGTAAACGTAATGTCCCTCATCGGTCACCGTCGTTCATTTGCAGGTTCAATGATCGGTGGCATCCGTGAGACTCAGGAAATGCTTGATTTCTGTGCAGAACATAATATTGTTCCTATGATCGAAGTCATTTCAGCTGACCAAATTGACGAGGCATACCAACGTGTATTAGCTTCAGATGTGAAGTACAGATTCGTAATCGACACGAGCACAATTTAAGTTGTTTTTAAGTAGTCTGTAAAGACCTTTACCATGTGATCTATCTATAATTAGAAAATAGAAAATCCAATCGCTAATAACATGCGATTGGATTTTTCTTCTTTATGACGAAGGAGACGGTAAGAAACCATTTGAAAAATGAGCTGTTGTATTAATCTGAAACGACTAATCCATCAAAGTTCTCAGGGCCTACACGGATCGTACCCAGCAAGTTGGAGCTTACGAATGCAGTGTATGTCAATTGAGGGGTAATTGGCGGATTGAAATCGTCAGCAGAGAACGTAATGATTTGAGGAGCCAAAATACTCAAATCAAATGTGGAAGTTGCTGAGTAAATTACAGGATCAGTTGACAAGGTACCTCTTACAATAGTAATCGTAATTCCGACAAGAGCTAATGGTAATTGTACAGAAATGGTTCCTTTAAATTGAACTCTAGGGTTAGTACCTGCACCTGCGGTTTGAAGACCAATTTGACCAAACAATTGTGGCGTGTTGATTACCAGGATCGGAATAGCAATTGAGTTGGCCAAACTTGCATTTTGCGATGTTCTCGCATCAAGAAACGTTGTCATTGAATCTACCTCCTAGTCAGTGGGATAGGATAGTATATTCGAAGGTTACTAGTATGCTTGGACTTCTGAATATAATCAAAAAAAAGGCATCTTATTCAACTAACGGGCAGAATCGGTTGAAGTGTGGTAATGTAATGAACATATAATGTGACTTAGTTGAGGAGGATTGGAAATGAAAGATTCGGTTCTAAAGTTCTATGATGAGATTGCAGAAGACTATCATCTTATTTTTGCGGATTGGGATCAATCCATTGCACAGCAAGCGCGGATTCTCGACCAAGTCATCCAATCCAAGTTCACTTTTTCTGCTACAAATACCGTTTCACTTTTGGATTGCTCCTGTGGTATAGGAACACAAGCAATTGGACTGGCGAAATACGAGTATAACGTGAGTGCGACTGACGTAAGTCCTGATTCGGTAAAAAGAGCTGAGAAAGAAGCCGCAGCCCGCGGGGTTAACATAAACTTTGGCGTAGCCGATTTTCGCTCGTTGGATACAGATGTATGGGGAGCTTTTGATATCGTTCTATCCGCAGACAATGCTATTCCTCATCTACTTACAGACGGAGATTTACATAAGGCATTTCAAAATATATATGCAAAGCTTAATCGGAATGGTTTGTTCATAGCTACCATAAGAGATTACGATGCATTGGTAAAAGAGAAGCCATCAACCACGCAGCCGCGTGTTCTAGATGAGGGGAAGAGGATTGTTTTTCAGGTATGGGATTGGGCCGCAGACGGGAAAACGTATACAACTAACCAGTTTATTGTGCAAGAAATGAACGGTGAATGGAAAACAAAACATAATAGCACGCCATACAGAGCATTGTTGCGAGAAGAGATGAACAACGTATTAAGTTCGACTGGTTTTACGGATGTAGAGTGGCATTTCCTTGCGGACACGGGCTATTACCAGCCTATGGTGACAGCTCGGAAATTGTAAGATTCATATGTAAAAAGGAACGAAGCAGCCTCGAAAAGAAGCTTGCATTCGTTCCTTTTTTGAGTAAATTAATACCATTAACCGACTTGAACCGTTGGGCGAATGATCATTTCGTTAATTGCTACATCCGATGGTTGCTCAATTGCAAATGCGATTGCACGTGCGATGTTATCTTCATCAATAGCGGATTTGTAGAACTCATCTAAGCCTGCTTTGGACTAAGGATCACTTGTCGTTTCCAGTAACTCGCTGCTGACAGCGCCTGGAGAAATATTGGTGTAAGAATTACAACTTTACCCGCAATATTAGACATATTCAGCTTCATTCCTTTCTTTTAAATCTCTCTGCCTCAGAGCGCATTGTACCACTCATCATTCACAGGTTCTAACCATTCCGTCTGTCCAGGTGTCATAGCCAGATGCACAAACCAGCTATCGGCTGTTGCCCCATGCCAGTGCTTCACGTTAGGAGGAATATTTACAATATCTCCGGTTTTAAGCAATCGTGCGGGTTTACCTTCTTCTTGGTACCAGCCTTCACCACCTGTAATGAGTAATACTTGACCTACAACGTGTGAATGCCAATTATTGCGTGCTCCCGGCGCGAAAGTGACATTTCCAATGCTAGTGTTAAGTGGAGTTTCATCTGTAAAGACCATCTCCAGATATGCGTCTCCAATAAAATTGGCTTCTACTTTTTTTCCCAGCGGGAAGATAGTGCTGTTACTCAAATGTTCGTTTGTCATAATGGTTACCTGCTTTCTATTTTATTTATAAATGTCTTTTGCAATATTGAACGCAGACCATGCCTTAGGCCAGCCCACATAGAAGGAAAGGTGAGTAATCATTTCAGCCACTTCATGACGAGCTATTCCATTTTCCTTTGCTTTATGAAGGTGGGGGGTTAATTGTTCAAAATTTCCGCCGGCAATAAGTGCAGAGAGGGTAATCATACTGCGATCACGACTGGATAATTGTTCTACTCTTGACCATACCTCGCCAAACAGAATATCGTCATTCAACTCTGCAAATTTGGGGGCGAATTCACCCAATATATCTCGTCCAGCAGTTTGTTTTTTTTCCATAGCTACGTGATCCTCCATTCGCTATTCGTTTGAGAATTCTTTAGAATTTCCTTCTACTCGATAAGTCATCCGCAATCCGTTATGTTCCATTTGTTCGACTCTTATCCATTCAAAATGAACGGAGGTGCGAGATAAGCATCGGGCACTATTAATTTACATTCATACAATAATGAACATATATCTATTATTATATAAGAGAGAAGCGTATAATCAATTGTTGGATTCATTGAATTTTTTCATTAATAAACAGAGAGGTATGTGTTGTAAATAAACGTTAAGAGAGCATGAACAAAAAACGCTTTGGGAGTTGAATCCCCAAAAGCGCCCTAAGTTTATTTCTATTTAAATACCAATGGTCATCCTTTGACTGCTCCCGCAGTAAGTCCGCTAACGATATATTTCTGTCCAAACAAGTAGAGGATAAACACAGGAAGTGAAGTCAGTACAAGATTCGCAAAAATCAAATTCCAATCTCGGCTGTATTTGCCGTAAAAATTATAGATCGAAAGCGGCATCGTCCACGTTGAGCTATTCGTAAGGAAGTACACCGGAATCGTAATATCATTCCATACCGACATAAACACCATGATGGCTACCGTTGCGTTAACGGGCAGAATAAGCGGTGTAACGATACGGAAAAACACGCCGAATACGCTGGCACCTTCCAGAAATGCAACCTCGTCCAGTGCTTTCGGAATGGTTTTGATAAATCCACTGTACAAAAATACGCTAAAAGCGGTATTAAGCGCCGCGTAGATCAGGATGACACTTGATATGCTGCCGTAAAACCCCAATCCCTGCACAACCCGAATCGTCGTAATGATCGACATTGGTGCAATCAATCCCATGAAGAAATACATATAGATTGTGTTTGAAAGTTTGGTGTCCCGGCGTGCCAGAATGAAGGACGCTGCTGAAGAAGCGACAATGTTGATGATGGACGATATTCCCGTAATCCAGATGCTGTTCAGGAATGCTCTGGACAGACCGCCTTCTTCAAATACCCGGACATAGTTTGAGAACTGCCATTTATCCGGCAAACTTAAGGAGAAGCTGAGCACTTCAGCACTTGTTTTGAATGAACCCAGAATTAGAATTACCAGCGGCAACAGAATGAGCAGAGAGGCCAGCAGCAGAAATCCTTCAACAACATAGTTGCGAATAGCGAGTTTGCGAGTATATCCCATGTTATTCCGTAACCTCCTTACGCCGCATGAAGATCAATAGCGGTATAGCAATAATCGTAACGACCACAAACAGAAGTGTGTTAACTGCGGTGCCCAGACCCCAGTTTCCTTCACCGAAAGAACGGAGAATGATGGTACCCACAACTTGTGAAGCGTTGCCTGGGCCACCGCCGGTCATGACATACACTTCCGAGAATACTTTAAGCCCGCCAATCAGTGTCAACATCAGATTAATATTGATGGCTGGCAGCAGCAGAGGCAGCGTAATTTTGAAAAAACTTTTCCAGGAGCTTGCTCCGTCAATCTTAGCGGCTTCATAATATTCTTGAGAAATAGATTGCAAACCAGCCAGATAGATGGCCATTTGGAATCCGGCGCTTTGCCAGATGGATACGATCGCAATCGTCCAGATGACAAGGGAAGGATTGGTCAACCAAGCCTGGCTTAATGAATGTAATCCGACTGCTTCCAATACTCGATTGATCGTACCTTCTGTACGCAGCATTGGTGTGAACAGGATGCTGATGACCAGAATGCTCAGTATGGAAGGGGAGTAGAAAATCGCGCGCAGCAGGTTCTTCGTTTTTAATCTCATGTTTAGCGCCACGGCAAGCAGCAAACCAATAATGTTTTTGCCAGCAACCGTAACAACGGCAAAAATGGCTGTATTTTTAAGCGCCAAAATAAGCGTTTTGTCCGAGAAAATTTTCTCAAAATTATCCCATCCAATAAACTTCAGATCAATCCGATCCAGCCGCCAATCCGTAAAAGAGTAATAGAAAGCAGCAATCGCTGGAACGACAAAAAAGATGGAGTAGATAAGCAGTGCCGGAAATACCATGTAATACGAATATAAATTTTTAGCCCTTTTCATGTCTCACACTCCGTTATGGCTAGGCAGCACATCATTCAGGAATGACATACTGCCCTGTATTTCAATTCTTAGAAACCGGAAACGCCTTTATCCTGCATCAGTTGACTGAACTTCTCATCCCAGGATTTTAATACTTCCTCCGGTGTCAAACCGCCAGCGAAT
Above is a window of Paenibacillus sp. E222 DNA encoding:
- a CDS encoding cation diffusion facilitator family transporter produces the protein MEQIKYDNLKLGEKGAIISIIAYIGLTAIKMMIGYMSNSEALKADGLNNATDIIASIAVLIGLRLAQRPADQDHTYGHWKAETVASLVASFIMMVVGLQVLYGAITSVFEGKSESPDLIAAWTGIFCAAVMYLVYRYNKRLALKIKSQAVMAAAKDNISDAWVSIGIVVGIIGSQFGLPWLDPLTAVAVGILICKTAWDIFREATHHLTDGFDEELIKEYRSTIANVDGVEAVKDLRARNYGNNAVVDVVILVRSDLDLQKAHDISTNVEDELLKEHEVYTVHVHVEPDSDEASNEVLIL
- a CDS encoding AraC family transcriptional regulator encodes the protein MNTHHESDRLHEDQDCLIIYVGKLADNPHWSFPTHKHDDLHEIIYVNEGQGSFTIDGTKHSAQKGDVLVYNKGTLHEERSDPEFPLSTFYCGFRFKEGARANNDWVVPPGSDPVVRANRYSEEIRSLMQTMFNEFSIREEGYNSISHHLLNAVLLIIDRMSQHQRAANEIVRSNTLAESIKDYLDTNYRQHIKLKDLADQFHIDFYYLIHMYKNCYGISPYHYLIQRRMGEATRLLVSTKKKVWEISKLVGYENPNYFTILFTKTVGESPRSFRKRNQKDMFGDPSN
- a CDS encoding MFS transporter encodes the protein MTRKRENLLILTLTLVSFVLGTTEYVIVGVLKEIETYLKVSLAAAGALVSGFAIAYAIGTPFAVAFLAKIPRRNSILIGFAVVLVLNVLTIFSTTFYSLMVIRIISAVACGLTISLSISIASDAVNRERRGEAIAWILGGFSIANVLGVPLGTFIGQHLNWSMTFVVTACIGAVPFLFMFRILPRQTTTIAGSFSDQMALFMKPRILLACLIPVLGNSCIFVIFTYITPLLGQSMGIPARWISAVLLIYGACSILSNWIGAKIAKGDFLPKLKWLFVIQAVIFLGLSFTVSHQWLGLAFLFLIGCLSSSMSAASQLYLFDVSGAIAPNSRPFASTLLPVAANVGIALGSGVGGLAVNLGGVKWVPPVAVILALMAFVITAICQRSIQLKPEGATAPKVDYSIPSTN
- a CDS encoding MFS transporter; translation: MFANPYVRTIILSRVLLQLGIWIRNYAVLLYVSELTHNNPVDISLISVAEFSPIFIFGLIGGTFADRWRPKKTMVWSDLLSGLSVGIVLLAVMNGGWIALLIGSFVSASLSQFSQPSAMKLYKRHVPAEQLQGVMAMSQTLVAVFMVLGPVIGTFIFIKFGISVSLILTAVMFLGSSLVLLSLPRDVEEEKSGNSGGFVKELTDGLRYIGANKSLRTLGLTFSAVGLASGLTQPLQLFLVIENLGQDKEFLQWLVMANGAAMLVGGAVIMAIAKKVKPQVLLLVGLLVNAICTVGMGASTQIWLTIILLVISGLFFPCIQGGIQTLLVRNTEGAFIGRVSGAIMPIFMGMMVIGMLTSGYLKDMFSLLSVFIASGFFVIIGALLLLPIVIERRNKAEETPSS
- a CDS encoding GIY-YIG nuclease family protein encodes the protein MDMNKRRELLEEYKQIKTYMGVAQIKNKINGKIYIDSYPNLKNKWFTLQMQLDQGRFANAELQKEWREFGEEAFTYEVLEQKDIDKVMDMRWEQKQILKPWLQKLQPYGDKGYNRPPKN
- a CDS encoding DUF6530 family protein; the protein is MKIPTTLKHKPVVVSDNYEKVDGRMAGNTDAKGLSLGLAQWNDRGKVDISAKVWRYTGEKWSRQSEELPLHRVLDLSILICRSLEHFREAYRYENLYDPEQPVIDRVGLQGDAMSVEICTDNERINEDIKLFSQALSDDDEMIGERLRTLSKILKDMGY
- a CDS encoding MerR family transcriptional regulator, yielding MTYSISEVAKELNLTVYTLRYYDKEGLMPFVERTPGGARNFKESDIDFLKIIQCLKSTGMPIKDIKDFIAWCSEGDSTLQERYDMFTERKASVEAQMEELRKTMEVIEHKRAYYRTALDAGTEEIHKSNRMGNFIAN
- a CDS encoding NAD(P)-dependent alcohol dehydrogenase, whose protein sequence is MITAKARAVDGPDQSFRAAEIKRRDLDLHDVLIEIKYAGICHSDIHTAHGEWGPVNYPLVPGHEIAGIVTDVGAEVSKYKVGDRVGVGCMVDSCGECENCRQGEEQYCLKGNVPTYAGVDKYGEPTQGGYSTHIVVTEEFIVRIPDNIELDVAAPLLCAGITTYSPLNHWGAGPGKKIAIVGMGGLGHMAVKIAHAMGAEVTVLSQSLKKKEDGLQFGADHYYATSEPETFAKLAGSFDLIINTVSANIDINAYFSLLTLDGTLVNVGAPGEPLAVNVMSLIGHRRSFAGSMIGGIRETQEMLDFCAEHNIVPMIEVISADQIDEAYQRVLASDVKYRFVIDTSTI
- a CDS encoding class I SAM-dependent methyltransferase — protein: MKDSVLKFYDEIAEDYHLIFADWDQSIAQQARILDQVIQSKFTFSATNTVSLLDCSCGIGTQAIGLAKYEYNVSATDVSPDSVKRAEKEAAARGVNINFGVADFRSLDTDVWGAFDIVLSADNAIPHLLTDGDLHKAFQNIYAKLNRNGLFIATIRDYDALVKEKPSTTQPRVLDEGKRIVFQVWDWAADGKTYTTNQFIVQEMNGEWKTKHNSTPYRALLREEMNNVLSSTGFTDVEWHFLADTGYYQPMVTARKL
- a CDS encoding cupin domain-containing protein; this translates as MTNEHLSNSTIFPLGKKVEANFIGDAYLEMVFTDETPLNTSIGNVTFAPGARNNWHSHVVGQVLLITGGEGWYQEEGKPARLLKTGDIVNIPPNVKHWHGATADSWFVHLAMTPGQTEWLEPVNDEWYNAL
- a CDS encoding carboxymuconolactone decarboxylase family protein, which codes for MEKKQTAGRDILGEFAPKFAELNDDILFGEVWSRVEQLSSRDRSMITLSALIAGGNFEQLTPHLHKAKENGIARHEVAEMITHLSFYVGWPKAWSAFNIAKDIYK
- a CDS encoding carbohydrate ABC transporter permease, which encodes MGYTRKLAIRNYVVEGFLLLASLLILLPLVILILGSFKTSAEVLSFSLSLPDKWQFSNYVRVFEEGGLSRAFLNSIWITGISSIINIVASSAASFILARRDTKLSNTIYMYFFMGLIAPMSIITTIRVVQGLGFYGSISSVILIYAALNTAFSVFLYSGFIKTIPKALDEVAFLEGASVFGVFFRIVTPLILPVNATVAIMVFMSVWNDITIPVYFLTNSSTWTMPLSIYNFYGKYSRDWNLIFANLVLTSLPVFILYLFGQKYIVSGLTAGAVKG